The proteins below are encoded in one region of Longimicrobium sp.:
- the tuf gene encoding elongation factor Tu (EF-Tu; promotes GTP-dependent binding of aminoacyl-tRNA to the A-site of ribosomes during protein biosynthesis; when the tRNA anticodon matches the mRNA codon, GTP hydrolysis results; the inactive EF-Tu-GDP leaves the ribosome and release of GDP is promoted by elongation factor Ts; many prokaryotes have two copies of the gene encoding EF-Tu), which produces GVEMVMPGDNVQMTVELITPIAMEKELRFAIREGGRTVGAGVVTEIVD; this is translated from the coding sequence GGGGGTGGAGATGGTGATGCCGGGCGACAACGTGCAGATGACGGTGGAGCTGATCACCCCGATCGCGATGGAGAAGGAGCTGCGCTTCGCCATCCGCGAGGGCGGCCGCACCGTGGGCGCGGGCGTCGTCACCGAGATCGTCGACTGA